TAGTGAAGTTTAAAAAAGTGTTCAAATAATTTtgccaatttgaaacaaatagagaacaatattttgaatttcgatCCCTTTcgcggaaaataaaaaatggatttaatttaaattaatggtGCCAACGGATTTCATTTGGATGATTTCATTTGGAATGActcaataatatttttctattattattatgttgaTAGCTACAAAACTGATTGAAAGCTATGGAGACGCCAAAGGATTCGGTGGAATTGTCAAGCACATCCCAAACAAATGCTAATAAAACTCCTTATCCTGACGATGTGCAAAGTGCATGGGAAATGTATctggtaaaataaaatgtcgacAATGAGAAGGGAGCGtgtatcaaaatttttttttgtctcaatGAAAAGGTAAAATATCCAATACTTGATACTTGCGCAAATGCGACGTGGAAGCTTTTTACTGCTATTGCATAATAATACGTCACTTATTCCGGTTgtgttttttgcattttacTGTGCGCTAATTTTGGGGTGTATACATTCTCCAATTCTAAAACGCAATTTTGCAAAATTATTTCGCAAAATGCCAAAGACGGTTGTTTCTACATCCGCTTGAGTGTAACAGCGCGCTTGTTTAAAAACTAGTATTTTCCATCAATAGGTTGCGCTGACGTTCATTCGACCTTGAGAAAGAGTCGGCAGGTTCGTCAAATTAATAAGCGGGCGTCAAAGGAAGGCTTCAGGCTTCAGGCTTGAACTATACAGTAAGCTTTGGCTATTTGTTATTGCTACATGCTACCTGCAGCTGCAGGCTGAAAGACAAACgtctgaaatttaaattccaaACTAAATCTTTGCTCGGAGCTAGGCCATAAATGAGTATTCTGGCCTTGAACGTAAGGAAGACTTCAGTTccgtttcttcctttcatcAACTGGCAGCTAACGTTTCAGCGTGGAAAGAAAATGGTAACTTCGTATGCTTTTTTGCAAACttgtattttaaaacatttattggaAAACCTGGTTTTAGGCAGCATGTAAACTAACTGATGAAGAAAGAACTACATTTTTGAATCCTTTACATGATGCTGGTTGGACTTTGGTTAGCAACAGGGATGCTATTTacaaagaatttgtttgtcaAGACTTCAATCAGGTGTGTAAAGTTTTAAATGTACAAAATTGTGTTCTTGCATTGTGTTCTTCATTGATCGATTCTTAATAATCTTCCTCTCAATAGGCATGGGGGTTTATGTCAAAGGTAGCACTACAAGCTGAAAAAATGGACCATCATCCTGAGTGGTTTAATGTTTATAACAAAGTCCAAATTACTCTTTCAACACATGATGTTAATGGGCTTAGCCAAAGAGATGTGAAACTTgccaattttattgaaaaagtcAAATCAACTTAATGCAACATACTCTTACAAGATTATCTGATTTCACAAAAATCACTTGATGTTATTCTTCATAAATTCTTAGTCTGCATAGTGGTTTCTTCATGCTGTTTATTAATCACACTTGTCTTACTGTTGGTAATGGTATGTAacagattaaaataaataaatgtgtaaACTCAAGTTACATTTAAATAATTGGAAaatacacttttttttcccctttaattaattaaattaaggtAGCGGTAGCTTGTGCGGGAAACGTTCAAACaagtgaatttttaaaataaaaaaattcgattttccatacaaattaaagaaatatttactACCTATAAAActaaattggaaaattttttccgTCGAGTAAATTAATTACACCTTGAATTAAATCTTGATAAACCTTGGTGCTCGTTTGACTCGGCTCGGACGGAACGTcagataaaatacaaaaacaagtaaaaacaaatggcaatgTTGAGACGGTTTTACTAAATAGTCTCTCGTTAATCGTAAAATATGACCACAGGATTGAAACCCATTTGCTTATTGAATAATGTTTTGTGATAAGTTTTAGAATTTAATTAGCTTAATAAGCAATATGCAGTGATCATTTGGTTACTGTGCACATGTTATTAATTGGTTATAAAAACTCATCTTTGCTGCAATGGTATGTTTAAATGATTAACATACTCATAAGAAATACAGACTGACATTTGAATttataaatattcatttatttaggATGGAAGTTCATCTTCCCTTGCTACTCTGGAACTATATGTCAATGAACTCTTTTCTGGAAATGCGAACAAagagcaaatagaaaaaattcacCAGGCTCTGGATAACTTTAGTCGTCAGAAGGGAGCTTGGAAAGATGCACTTTATTTTCTGAGTCAAACCACGAATCCACAGA
The sequence above is drawn from the Daphnia pulicaria isolate SC F1-1A chromosome 1, SC_F0-13Bv2, whole genome shotgun sequence genome and encodes:
- the LOC124320828 gene encoding probable pterin-4-alpha-carbinolamine dehydratase produces the protein MSILALNVRKTSVPFLPFINWQLTFQRGKKMAACKLTDEERTTFLNPLHDAGWTLVSNRDAIYKEFVCQDFNQAWGFMSKVALQAEKMDHHPEWFNVYNKVQITLSTHDVNGLSQRDVKLANFIEKVKST